From a region of the Actinomycetota bacterium genome:
- the lspA gene encoding signal peptidase II: MSRAAAVDADQRRRLLVILGSVVAGVVVIDQVTKALAVAYLRPRIEAGEGPLDLIGPILKLTYTLNSGAAFSIGTGFTWIFTAIAVVVVIVIARTARRLGSLWWAIALGGLLGGAIGNLLDRAFRYPGPGRGYVVDFLELPRWPIFNVADMAVVGSAILMVILSLTGVELGGRRADDAPPDADDADALPRPPATDA, encoded by the coding sequence GTGAGCCGAGCCGCTGCTGTCGATGCCGATCAGCGGCGCCGGCTCCTCGTGATCCTGGGTTCGGTCGTCGCGGGCGTGGTCGTCATCGATCAGGTGACGAAGGCGCTGGCCGTCGCCTACCTGCGCCCTCGTATCGAAGCCGGCGAAGGTCCGCTGGACCTCATCGGACCTATTCTCAAGCTCACCTATACGTTGAACTCCGGTGCCGCCTTCAGCATCGGGACCGGCTTCACGTGGATCTTCACCGCGATCGCCGTCGTCGTGGTCATCGTCATCGCCCGGACCGCGCGCCGGCTGGGCAGTCTGTGGTGGGCCATCGCCCTGGGGGGTCTGTTGGGCGGTGCCATCGGCAACCTGCTCGACCGCGCGTTCCGGTATCCCGGCCCGGGCCGCGGCTACGTCGTGGATTTCCTCGAACTGCCTCGGTGGCCGATCTTCAACGTCGCCGACATGGCCGTGGTGGGCTCGGCGATCCTCATGGTGATCCTGTCGCTGACCGGTGTGGAACTCGGCGGCCGACGGGCGGACGACGCGCCGCCGGACGCCGACGATGCCGATGCGCTGCCTCGGCCCCCGGCGACCGATGCCTGA
- a CDS encoding RluA family pseudouridine synthase, giving the protein MPEQRALAVPDGLDGERLDAALSRLFGLSRTRAADLVEAGRVRLGGQQCAKSTRVQAGDWLEVELPDPAVAAAPVNEPVPGMRVVYDDDDLVVVDKPVGVAAHPSPGWHGPTVVGGLAAAGFRVSTSGAAERQGIVHRLDVGTSGLMVVAKSETAYSSLKQQFRDRTVEKIYHALVQGHPDPLRGTVDAPIDRHPRDDWKWAVVSGGKPSVTHYDTLEAFPHASLLQVRLETGRTHQIRVHMAALRHPCAGDVMYGADPVLAARLGLTRQWLHATQLQFEHPSSGARLSLSAPYPDDLRIALDRISS; this is encoded by the coding sequence ATGCCTGAGCAGCGCGCGCTCGCGGTTCCCGACGGGCTGGACGGCGAGCGGCTCGATGCCGCGCTGTCCCGGCTGTTCGGGCTCTCCCGTACCCGTGCCGCCGACCTCGTCGAGGCAGGACGGGTCAGGCTCGGCGGCCAGCAGTGTGCGAAGAGCACGCGGGTGCAGGCCGGCGACTGGCTGGAGGTCGAGCTGCCCGACCCCGCCGTCGCGGCAGCGCCGGTCAACGAACCGGTCCCGGGCATGCGGGTGGTGTACGACGACGACGACCTGGTGGTCGTCGACAAGCCCGTCGGAGTTGCGGCCCATCCCAGTCCGGGCTGGCACGGACCGACCGTCGTGGGTGGCTTGGCAGCGGCGGGGTTCCGGGTATCGACGTCGGGGGCCGCCGAGCGCCAGGGGATCGTGCACCGGCTGGACGTGGGCACCAGCGGGCTGATGGTGGTGGCCAAGAGCGAAACCGCCTACAGCTCACTCAAACAGCAGTTTCGCGATCGGACGGTCGAGAAGATCTACCACGCTCTGGTGCAGGGACACCCGGACCCGCTGCGCGGCACGGTCGACGCCCCCATCGACCGGCATCCGCGCGACGACTGGAAATGGGCCGTGGTCTCCGGAGGCAAGCCGTCTGTCACGCACTACGACACGCTGGAGGCTTTTCCCCACGCGAGCCTGCTGCAGGTCCGGCTGGAGACCGGTCGGACTCACCAGATCCGGGTGCACATGGCGGCACTACGACACCCCTGCGCCGGCGACGTGATGTACGGCGCGGATCCGGTGCTCGCGGCTCGGCTGGGCCTCACCCGGCAGTGGCTGCACGCGACGCAACTGCAGTTCGAACACCCCAGCAGTGGGGCGCGGCTGAGCCTGTCCGCGCCGTACCCAGACGACCTCCGTATCGCCCTCGACCGCATCTCGTCCTGA
- a CDS encoding isoleucine--tRNA ligase: protein MYRPVPAGVDLPVLEREVLAFWAAEKIFERSLEASADRPRWVFYEGPPTANGTPGTHHVEARAFKDVFPRYRTMKGYHVPRRAGWDCHGLPVELAVEKELGFTGKGDIEAYGVEAFNARCRESVLRHVDEFAAMTERMGYWVDLDEAYWTMSPSYVESVWWSLKVIFDAGLLVSDHRVSPYCPRCGTGLSDHELAQGYETVVDPSVFVRFPVVGGSLAAEFPGVALLVWTTTPWTLVSNTAVAVKPTAGYVVVRTAAGELLVVAEDLAPDVVGDDYTVLRRMSGSDLERTPYSRPFDLVDIPDAHFVVLGEYVTTDDGTGLVHQAPAFGADDLAVCRAYGLPVINPLRPDGTFEPQLALVGGAFFKKADERLVADLDARGLLFAHLPYEHQYPHCWRCHTPLLYYAQPSWYIRTTAIKDALLRENSRTTWHPETIQWGRYGDWLRNNVDWALSRNRYWGTPLPIWRCEAGHLTCIGSLADLGNRAGRDLSALDPHRPFVDDISFRCDECGQPATRVPEVIDCWYDSGAMPFAQWGYPHHNVEELEAGYPADFICEAIDQTRGWFYTLMAIGTLVFDRSPYRDVVCLGHILDEDGRKMSKHLGNVLEPIPLMDEHGADALRWFMLAGGSPWQARRIGHSAIQDVVRRVLLTYWNTVSFQSLYARTAGWDPAAPTVPVAERPALDRWALSAAHRLSGEVDRALAEFDTQRAGRLLTTYVDDLSNWYVRRSRRRFWDGDPAALATLHECLTIVTLLMAPFTPFITERVWQDLVLPVDPDAPASVHLASWPQPRPDLVDDELTAQMALVRRLVELGRAARGAGAVRTRQPLGRALVSAPGWDSLPIELRDQVAEELNCRRIDALSSAEGDLVDVSLKANFRSLGRRFGSQTPAVAAAVAAADPRTVTTALREAGRADLDVAGLGVVSLEPDDLVVTESPRAGWSVAADAGETLALDLTITPQLRRAGIAREVVRLVQDARKATGLQISDRIALQWQATGDTAAALREHGAAVAGEVLATTYAEVTGSDVTDPPSGADAALDVRFWIALA, encoded by the coding sequence ATGTACCGCCCGGTCCCCGCCGGAGTCGATCTGCCCGTGCTGGAACGCGAGGTCCTGGCGTTCTGGGCCGCCGAGAAGATCTTCGAGCGCAGCCTTGAGGCGTCGGCCGATCGGCCACGGTGGGTGTTCTACGAGGGGCCTCCGACGGCCAACGGAACTCCGGGCACGCATCACGTCGAGGCCCGGGCATTCAAGGACGTCTTCCCCCGCTACCGGACCATGAAGGGCTACCACGTCCCGCGCCGGGCCGGCTGGGACTGCCACGGGCTGCCGGTCGAGCTCGCGGTGGAGAAGGAACTCGGCTTCACCGGCAAGGGCGACATCGAGGCGTACGGCGTCGAGGCGTTCAACGCCCGCTGCCGGGAGTCCGTGCTGCGGCACGTCGACGAGTTCGCGGCGATGACCGAGCGGATGGGCTACTGGGTCGACCTCGACGAGGCCTACTGGACCATGAGCCCGTCGTACGTCGAATCGGTGTGGTGGTCGCTCAAGGTGATCTTCGACGCCGGTCTGCTGGTGTCCGACCACCGGGTGTCGCCGTACTGCCCCCGCTGCGGCACCGGGTTGTCCGACCACGAACTGGCCCAGGGCTACGAGACGGTGGTGGACCCGTCGGTATTCGTCCGGTTCCCGGTCGTCGGTGGCTCTCTTGCGGCGGAGTTTCCCGGCGTCGCGCTGCTGGTCTGGACCACGACCCCCTGGACGTTGGTGTCCAATACCGCGGTCGCGGTCAAGCCCACGGCCGGCTACGTCGTGGTCCGCACCGCGGCCGGCGAACTGCTGGTCGTCGCCGAGGACCTGGCGCCCGACGTCGTCGGGGACGACTACACCGTGCTGCGCCGGATGTCCGGGAGCGACCTGGAACGCACCCCCTACTCGCGGCCGTTCGATCTGGTCGACATCCCCGACGCGCATTTCGTCGTGCTGGGCGAGTACGTCACCACCGACGACGGCACCGGTCTGGTGCACCAGGCGCCCGCGTTCGGCGCGGACGACCTCGCCGTCTGCCGTGCCTACGGCCTGCCGGTGATCAATCCGCTGCGCCCCGACGGCACGTTCGAACCACAGCTGGCCCTGGTGGGCGGTGCGTTCTTCAAGAAGGCGGACGAGCGTCTGGTCGCCGACCTTGACGCCCGGGGGCTGCTGTTCGCCCACCTGCCGTACGAGCACCAGTACCCGCACTGCTGGCGCTGCCACACGCCGCTGCTCTACTACGCGCAGCCGTCGTGGTACATCCGCACCACGGCGATCAAGGACGCCCTGCTGCGCGAGAACTCCCGGACCACCTGGCACCCCGAGACGATCCAGTGGGGCCGGTACGGCGACTGGTTGCGCAACAACGTCGACTGGGCGTTGTCGCGCAACAGGTACTGGGGTACGCCGCTGCCCATCTGGCGCTGCGAGGCCGGCCACCTGACCTGCATCGGGTCGTTGGCCGACCTGGGCAACCGGGCCGGCCGGGACCTGTCGGCGCTCGACCCGCACCGGCCGTTCGTCGACGACATCAGTTTCCGTTGCGACGAATGCGGGCAACCGGCGACCCGGGTTCCCGAGGTCATCGACTGCTGGTACGACAGCGGCGCGATGCCCTTCGCGCAGTGGGGGTATCCGCACCACAACGTCGAGGAGCTCGAAGCCGGCTATCCGGCGGATTTCATCTGCGAGGCGATCGACCAGACCCGCGGCTGGTTCTACACGCTCATGGCGATCGGCACCCTGGTCTTCGACCGCTCGCCGTACCGCGACGTCGTCTGCCTGGGCCACATCCTCGACGAGGACGGCCGCAAGATGAGCAAGCACCTGGGCAACGTGCTGGAGCCGATCCCGCTGATGGACGAACACGGCGCGGATGCCCTGCGCTGGTTCATGTTGGCCGGCGGTTCACCGTGGCAGGCAAGGCGGATCGGCCACAGCGCCATCCAGGACGTGGTCCGCCGGGTGCTGCTGACGTACTGGAACACGGTGTCGTTCCAGAGCCTCTACGCGCGCACCGCGGGCTGGGACCCCGCGGCGCCGACGGTGCCGGTCGCCGAGCGTCCCGCGCTCGACCGGTGGGCGCTGTCGGCAGCCCATCGGCTGTCCGGTGAGGTCGACCGCGCGCTGGCCGAGTTCGACACGCAGCGGGCCGGCCGGCTGCTGACGACGTACGTCGACGACCTGTCGAACTGGTACGTGCGGCGCTCGCGCCGCCGGTTCTGGGACGGCGATCCCGCAGCCCTGGCGACGCTGCACGAGTGCCTGACGATCGTGACGCTGCTCATGGCCCCCTTCACACCCTTCATCACCGAGCGCGTCTGGCAGGACCTCGTCCTACCGGTGGATCCGGATGCCCCGGCCTCGGTGCACCTGGCCTCGTGGCCGCAACCGCGGCCCGACCTGGTCGACGACGAACTGACCGCGCAGATGGCCCTGGTACGACGGCTGGTCGAACTGGGCCGCGCCGCCCGCGGCGCCGGAGCGGTCCGGACCCGGCAGCCGCTCGGCCGGGCGCTGGTGTCCGCGCCGGGTTGGGACTCCCTTCCCATCGAACTGCGGGACCAGGTCGCCGAGGAACTCAACTGCCGGCGCATCGACGCGCTGTCGAGCGCCGAAGGCGATCTGGTCGACGTCTCGCTCAAGGCCAACTTCCGTTCGCTGGGAAGGCGTTTCGGCTCCCAGACCCCGGCGGTGGCCGCAGCTGTGGCCGCGGCCGACCCGCGGACGGTCACCACTGCACTGCGGGAAGCCGGGCGGGCCGACCTCGACGTCGCCGGGCTCGGTGTGGTGAGCCTCGAACCGGACGACCTCGTGGTCACCGAATCGCCCCGAGCGGGTTGGTCGGTCGCCGCCGACGCAGGGGAAACGCTCGCGCTGGACCTCACGATCACCCCGCAGTTGCGCCGGGCCGGGATCGCCCGCGAGGTGGTCCGGCTGGTGCAGGATGCCCGGAAGGCGACTGGCCTGCAGATCAGCGACCGGATCGCGCTGCAGTGGCAGGCGACCGGAGATACCGCCGCAGCGCTGCGCGAGCACGGCGCCGCGGTGGCCGGTGAGGTGCTCGCCACGACGTACGCCGAAGTCACCGGATCCGACGTCACCGATCCGCCGTCGGGCGCTGACGCCGCGCTCGACGTGCGGTTCTGGATCGCGCTGGCCTGA
- a CDS encoding TraR/DksA family transcriptional regulator, whose protein sequence is MAATQGRRPAAVSAEQAESAVPEARRARTSTAARATAKATPAKSAPAKSAPAKSERPKSDGTSSAKKAPGGVPAKKAASTSTKKTPTTKKSTPAKKSVAAPAPAKKAPVTKTPAAKPTAPRAASQATARKAAAPKAAAESAGQAAAPTNGTKTPATKAAATKTAATKTAATKTPAARTVRDTASAGSTEPGTSGGHDVPSPAGPAVLPGEAPWTDAELADLRSALSVDLHRLREEVRIAEADIADLIRDSGEGAGDDQADAGTKTFEREHEMSLANYARDMVDQVLHAISRLDDGTFGSCESCGNPIGKARLQAFPRASLCLSCKQREERR, encoded by the coding sequence ATGGCAGCCACCCAGGGTCGTCGACCTGCCGCCGTCTCGGCCGAGCAGGCCGAGTCGGCTGTGCCGGAGGCGCGTCGGGCCCGGACCTCCACAGCGGCGCGGGCGACCGCGAAGGCAACGCCGGCCAAGTCGGCGCCAGCCAAGTCGGCACCAGCCAAGTCGGAGCGGCCGAAGTCGGACGGTACGTCGTCGGCGAAGAAGGCCCCGGGCGGCGTTCCGGCGAAGAAGGCAGCGTCGACGTCGACCAAGAAGACGCCGACGACGAAGAAGTCGACACCCGCGAAGAAGTCGGTGGCAGCGCCGGCGCCGGCGAAGAAGGCCCCTGTGACGAAGACCCCCGCCGCGAAACCGACCGCGCCGAGGGCTGCTTCCCAGGCCACAGCACGTAAGGCGGCCGCGCCCAAGGCTGCTGCCGAGTCCGCGGGACAGGCGGCCGCGCCGACCAACGGGACCAAGACGCCGGCGACCAAGGCCGCCGCAACCAAGACCGCCGCGACCAAGACCGCCGCCACCAAGACGCCGGCCGCCCGAACCGTCCGGGACACCGCCTCCGCCGGCAGCACGGAACCGGGAACCTCTGGCGGACATGACGTCCCGTCGCCAGCCGGTCCTGCCGTCCTCCCCGGCGAAGCGCCCTGGACCGATGCCGAACTGGCCGATCTCAGGTCGGCGCTGTCGGTCGACCTCCACCGGCTACGCGAGGAGGTCCGGATCGCCGAGGCCGACATCGCCGACCTCATCCGGGACTCCGGCGAGGGTGCTGGCGACGATCAGGCGGACGCCGGGACCAAGACCTTCGAGCGCGAGCACGAGATGTCGTTGGCCAACTACGCCAGAGACATGGTCGATCAGGTCCTGCATGCGATCAGTCGGCTCGACGACGGCACGTTCGGTAGCTGCGAATCGTGCGGCAACCCGATCGGCAAGGCGCGGCTGCAGGCGTTCCCGCGCGCCAGCCTGTGCCTGTCGTGCAAGCAGCGCGAGGAGCGTCGGTGA
- a CDS encoding aldo/keto reductase, with translation MSSSTDDAAVAAAGTVRIGSSVTVNRLGFGAMNLTGPGVWGPPEDRQAAIDLVRRAVDLGVNFIDTADAYGPFVSEEILCEALHPYGGVLVATKGGLTRPGPGRALPVGRPEYLRQCVEMSLRRLRVERIELYQLHRIDPLVPVADQIGELAQLQAEGKIGQLGLSAVTVEELQHVQTMADIVSVQNRHNVVDRGSQALLDHCTATGIAFISYSPMAIGRLAESEGPLQATALRLGVTPSQVALAWLLRQSPVVVPIPGTRSVTHLEENCRAAAIELDEEANAALSALAG, from the coding sequence ATGTCCAGCAGCACGGACGACGCCGCTGTGGCGGCCGCCGGGACCGTGAGGATCGGCTCGAGCGTGACGGTCAACCGGCTCGGCTTCGGCGCGATGAATCTGACCGGGCCGGGCGTGTGGGGTCCTCCTGAGGACCGGCAGGCGGCTATCGATCTGGTGCGTCGCGCGGTCGACCTCGGCGTGAACTTCATCGACACCGCGGACGCCTACGGCCCGTTCGTCAGCGAGGAGATCCTCTGCGAGGCGTTGCATCCGTACGGCGGCGTCCTCGTGGCGACCAAGGGTGGGCTGACCCGCCCGGGCCCGGGGCGCGCCCTTCCGGTCGGCCGGCCCGAGTACCTGCGGCAATGCGTGGAGATGTCGTTGCGGCGACTGCGGGTGGAGCGGATCGAGCTCTACCAACTCCATCGGATCGATCCACTTGTGCCCGTCGCCGATCAGATCGGTGAGCTTGCGCAACTGCAGGCCGAGGGCAAGATCGGCCAGCTGGGCCTGTCGGCGGTCACGGTCGAGGAACTGCAGCACGTGCAGACCATGGCGGACATCGTGAGCGTGCAGAACCGCCACAACGTCGTCGACCGGGGCAGCCAGGCGCTGCTCGACCACTGCACCGCGACCGGCATCGCCTTCATCTCCTACTCGCCGATGGCGATCGGCCGCCTGGCCGAATCGGAGGGGCCGCTGCAAGCAACCGCGCTCCGGCTGGGTGTCACGCCGTCGCAGGTGGCGTTGGCGTGGCTGTTGCGGCAGTCGCCGGTCGTCGTGCCGATCCCCGGGACCAGATCGGTCACCCACCTCGAGGAGAACTGCCGGGCTGCGGCCATCGAGCTCGACGAGGAGGCCAACGCGGCGCTGAGCGCACTGGCCGGCTGA